From Amycolatopsis sp. WQ 127309:
GACCAGGAACCGGCACGCCGCCTCGACGTCGTACCGCGTGCGCCGCAGTTCGACGCCGTCGCCGAGCAACGCCCAGTGTGCACCCCCGGTCCCGTAAGGCATTCCGACGCTGCCGGGGTTCACGATCAGCCGCCGGTCCGCCAGCCGCGTGAACGGCATGTGGGTGTGACCGAGCACCACCGTGGACGCAACCACGCCGTCCAGGACTTCTGCCCAGCGCTCCAACGAGCTGTCGACGAGCACGATCTCGGTGTCGTCGCGCGGGGTCGCGTGGCAGTACAGGACGCCGTCGAGCGTGACCGTCAGCGGGAGCGCGTCCAGGACCGGCAGATCGCCCGGACGCAGCTGCCGCGCCGCCCACGGGAAGATCGGGTCCGGCACGAACTTCCCGTCGCCGCGCGCGGACGCCGCCAGCTCGCGGTCGGCGTTGCCGCGCACCCACACCGCGCGCTCGCCCAGGGAAACCAGGCGCTCCAGGGTTTCGACCGGCATCGGCCCGGCGAGCATGTCGCCCAGCAGCACGATCCGGTCCGCCGCGACGACGTCCGGTTCGGCCAGCACCGCTTCCAGCGCCGGCAGGACGCCGTGGATGTCCGAGAGCACCGCTATCCGCATCCGCCCACCCTCGGGCACGGACGCGCCCCGGGCGAGTGGTTTCGCCCAGGGCGCAACCGGTTCAGCCCGTGGTGAGCGGCAGCTCCCGCACGCCGGTCATGTTCGGGTTCACCTGGAACTTCGGCGGCTCACCCGGGATCGTGCGCAGCGCCGGGTAGCGGTCGAACAGGGTGTTCAGCGCCACCCGCCCTTCGAGCCGCGCGAGCGGCGCGCCGATGCAGAAGTGGATGCCGCGGCCGAACGCCAGGTGCGGGTTCGGGTCGCGCAGCGGGTCGAACGTGTCCGGCTCGGCGAACACGCGCTCGTCGCGGTTGGCCGCCGCCACCCAGACCATGAGCATCTGCTCGGCC
This genomic window contains:
- a CDS encoding metallophosphoesterase, with product MRIAVLSDIHGVLPALEAVLAEPDVVAADRIVLLGDMLAGPMPVETLERLVSLGERAVWVRGNADRELAASARGDGKFVPDPIFPWAARQLRPGDLPVLDALPLTVTLDGVLYCHATPRDDTEIVLVDSSLERWAEVLDGVVASTVVLGHTHMPFTRLADRRLIVNPGSVGMPYGTGGAHWALLGDGVELRRTRYDVEAACRFLVSHCAYPDIEQWADFFVRNPASDAEALRVFSASGPSST